In the genome of Opitutia bacterium KCR 482, one region contains:
- a CDS encoding glutaredoxin domain-containing protein, whose protein sequence is MKFKLNKPKLKVYYWDICPHCRATVDFLKEKGVPFDALDIERQPPDVVKRVVDANGGVDWVVPTLEYDGKWRAGRRFDAGELSRDLKDWGLL, encoded by the coding sequence ATGAAATTCAAATTGAACAAACCCAAACTGAAAGTCTACTATTGGGACATTTGCCCGCACTGTCGGGCGACTGTCGATTTCCTCAAAGAAAAGGGCGTTCCGTTCGACGCGCTCGACATCGAACGCCAGCCTCCCGACGTCGTGAAGCGCGTGGTTGACGCAAACGGCGGTGTTGACTGGGTTGTACCGACCCTCGAATACGACGGAAAATGGCGGGCGGGCAGGCGTTTCGACGCCGGCGAGCTTTCCCGCGACCTCAAAGATTGGGGGCTTTTATAG